The following are from one region of the Streptomyces rubrogriseus genome:
- a CDS encoding VWA domain-containing protein gives MTGRGTVSEPVEAEAARERLRRWRLVLGGDPADGTGHVLSGRDAAMDGALTALYGRGGAPRAGRDRAAGLGASAPAVARWLGDIRTYFPSPVVQVMQRDAIDRLGLATLLLEPEMLEAVEADVHLVGTLLSLNEAMPDTTKETARAVVRKVVEDLEKRLVTRTRGTLSGALDRSARTARPRPHDIDWNRTIGANLKHYLPEHRTVVPERLVGYGRASRSVKKEIVLCVDQSGSMAASLVYAAVFGAVLASMRSIDTRLVVFDTAVADLTDQLDDPVDVLFGTRLGGGTDINRALAYCQSRITRPADTVVVLISDLYEGGIREEMLKRVAAMQAAGVRFVTLLALSDEGTPAYDRDHAAALAALGAPAFACTPDLFPEVMAAAIEGRPLPIPDAG, from the coding sequence ATGACCGGACGCGGGACGGTGAGCGAGCCGGTGGAGGCCGAGGCGGCACGGGAGCGGCTGCGGCGCTGGCGCCTCGTACTCGGCGGTGACCCGGCCGACGGCACCGGCCACGTGCTCTCCGGACGGGACGCCGCGATGGACGGGGCACTCACCGCGCTGTACGGAAGAGGGGGCGCCCCCCGGGCGGGCCGGGACCGCGCGGCGGGGCTCGGGGCCTCCGCGCCGGCGGTGGCGCGCTGGCTGGGGGACATCCGGACCTATTTCCCGTCCCCGGTGGTCCAGGTGATGCAGCGGGACGCGATCGACCGGCTCGGGCTCGCCACGCTCCTGCTGGAGCCGGAGATGCTCGAGGCCGTGGAGGCCGACGTACACCTCGTCGGCACCCTGCTGTCCCTGAACGAGGCGATGCCGGACACGACGAAGGAGACGGCACGGGCCGTCGTGCGCAAGGTCGTCGAGGACCTGGAGAAGCGCCTCGTCACCCGCACCCGCGGCACCCTGTCCGGCGCCCTGGACCGCAGTGCCCGCACCGCCCGGCCCCGCCCCCATGACATCGACTGGAACCGCACGATCGGAGCCAACCTCAAGCACTACCTGCCGGAGCACCGCACGGTCGTGCCGGAGCGGCTCGTCGGCTACGGGCGGGCGTCCCGTTCGGTCAAGAAGGAGATCGTCCTGTGCGTCGACCAGTCCGGGTCGATGGCGGCTTCCCTCGTGTACGCCGCCGTGTTCGGCGCGGTGCTGGCGTCCATGCGCTCGATCGACACCCGGCTCGTCGTCTTCGACACGGCGGTCGCCGACCTCACCGACCAGCTCGACGACCCGGTCGACGTGCTCTTCGGCACGCGACTCGGCGGCGGTACGGACATCAACCGCGCGCTGGCGTACTGCCAGTCGCGGATCACCCGGCCCGCGGACACGGTGGTCGTGCTGATCAGCGATCTGTACGAGGGCGGCATACGTGAGGAGATGCTCAAGCGGGTCGCGGCGATGCAGGCCGCGGGGGTGCGGTTCGTGACCCTGCTGGCCCTGTCCGACGAGGGCACGCCCGCGTACGACCGGGATCACGCGGCGGCCCTCGCGGCGCTCGGCGCACCGGCCTTCGCCTGCACGCCCGATCTCTTCCCGGAGGTGATGGCGGCGGCGATCGAGGGGCGGCCCCTGCCGATACCGGATGCCGGGTGA
- a CDS encoding DUF5682 family protein, translating to MTGTDRAGGGGPGGQGGAGEPGGRPLLLGVRHHGPGSARAVRAALEATRPGVVLIEGPPEADALIPLAADEDMRPPVALLAHAVDEPGRSAFWPLAEFSPEWVAVRWALEHDVPARFIDLPATHTLAWRAADGYADVDADGQADDQGPPGRPGTAPADVRRDPLAALAAAAGHDDPERWWEDVIEHRGRGAGDALAPFTALEEAMTALRETEVDGGAEGGEGREGGDGDVRDLVREAHMRLQVRAARREFAEGVAVVCGAWHVPALRRKATVAADRALLKGLPRTKVDMTWVPWTYRRLSRAGGYGAGIESPGWYGHLFAAVDRPVERWLTKVAGLLRAEDRIVSPAHVIEATRLAETLAVIRGRPLPGLTEATDAVRAVMCDGSDVPLALVHDRLVVGDVLGEVPVGAPAVPLQRDLTRAQRRLRLRPEAPERELELDLRKETDAGRSRLLHRLRLLGVGWGEPVASRSTGTFRETWRLRWEPELSVRVAEAGVWGTTVLSAATARAQADAVSARGLAEVTALAERCLLAELPDALAPVMRILADRAALDTDVGHLAQALPALVRSLRYGDVRGTDTGALAEVAEGLAERVFVGLPAACAALDADAAEEMRRHVDAVHTAVGLLGDAPAPGRGDLHPRWRAVLHTLSARDTVPGVVRGRAVRLLLDDGELAPDEAARLMGLVLSPGTPPADAAAWIEGFVGGGSGGGLLLLHDERLLALVDAWLTGVPADAFTDVLPLLRRTFSAYEPGVRRGLGELVRRGPEARGRVTTAGSGVPGFAAGLDPARADAVLPVVRLLLGRHPAPDDNDLVGADT from the coding sequence GTGACGGGCACTGACCGGGCCGGGGGCGGCGGTCCGGGTGGGCAGGGCGGCGCCGGTGAGCCCGGAGGTCGGCCGCTGCTGCTCGGGGTACGCCACCACGGGCCGGGGTCGGCCCGGGCGGTGCGGGCCGCGCTGGAGGCGACCCGGCCGGGGGTCGTGCTGATCGAGGGACCTCCGGAGGCCGACGCCCTGATCCCGCTGGCCGCCGACGAGGACATGCGGCCGCCGGTCGCGCTCCTCGCCCACGCCGTGGACGAGCCGGGCCGCTCGGCCTTCTGGCCGCTGGCCGAGTTCTCCCCGGAGTGGGTGGCCGTCCGCTGGGCCCTGGAGCACGACGTCCCGGCCCGCTTCATCGACCTCCCGGCCACGCACACGCTGGCGTGGCGGGCGGCGGACGGCTACGCGGACGTCGATGCGGACGGCCAGGCGGACGACCAGGGCCCGCCGGGCCGACCCGGTACCGCACCCGCCGATGTCCGCCGCGATCCGCTCGCCGCCCTCGCCGCGGCCGCCGGGCACGACGACCCCGAGCGCTGGTGGGAGGACGTGATCGAGCACCGGGGCCGGGGAGCGGGGGACGCGCTCGCACCGTTCACTGCGCTGGAGGAGGCCATGACGGCGCTGCGCGAGACAGAGGTGGACGGCGGGGCGGAGGGCGGGGAGGGCCGCGAGGGGGGTGACGGTGACGTACGGGACCTGGTGCGGGAGGCCCACATGCGGCTTCAGGTCCGGGCGGCGCGCCGGGAGTTCGCCGAGGGCGTGGCCGTGGTCTGCGGGGCGTGGCACGTGCCCGCGCTGCGCCGCAAGGCCACCGTCGCCGCCGACCGGGCCCTGCTGAAGGGGCTGCCCAGGACCAAGGTGGACATGACCTGGGTGCCCTGGACCTATCGCAGACTGTCCCGGGCGGGTGGGTACGGGGCGGGGATCGAGTCACCCGGCTGGTACGGGCACCTGTTCGCCGCGGTCGACCGGCCCGTCGAGCGCTGGCTGACCAAGGTGGCCGGTCTGCTGCGGGCGGAGGACAGGATCGTCTCCCCGGCCCACGTCATCGAGGCCACGCGGCTGGCCGAAACGCTCGCGGTGATCCGCGGACGCCCGCTGCCCGGGCTGACCGAGGCGACGGACGCGGTGCGGGCGGTGATGTGCGACGGCTCGGACGTGCCGCTGGCGCTGGTGCACGACCGCCTGGTGGTCGGGGACGTGCTGGGGGAGGTGCCCGTGGGGGCGCCCGCGGTGCCGCTGCAGCGGGACCTCACCCGGGCCCAGCGGCGGCTGCGGCTGCGGCCCGAGGCGCCGGAGCGGGAGCTGGAGCTGGACCTGCGCAAGGAGACCGACGCCGGGCGCAGCAGACTGCTGCACCGGCTGCGGCTGCTCGGCGTCGGCTGGGGCGAGCCGGTCGCGTCGCGCAGCACGGGCACGTTCCGGGAGACCTGGCGGCTGCGGTGGGAGCCGGAGCTGTCGGTGCGGGTGGCCGAGGCCGGGGTGTGGGGCACGACCGTGCTGTCCGCCGCGACCGCCAGGGCCCAGGCGGACGCCGTCAGCGCACGGGGCCTCGCCGAGGTCACCGCGCTCGCCGAACGCTGCCTGCTGGCCGAACTGCCGGACGCGCTCGCGCCGGTGATGCGGATACTCGCCGACCGGGCCGCGCTCGACACGGACGTCGGCCACCTCGCCCAGGCGCTGCCCGCTCTCGTCCGCTCGTTGCGCTACGGCGACGTGCGCGGCACGGACACCGGCGCCCTGGCGGAGGTCGCCGAGGGGCTCGCCGAGCGCGTCTTCGTGGGCCTGCCCGCGGCCTGCGCCGCACTGGACGCCGACGCGGCCGAGGAGATGCGCCGGCACGTGGACGCCGTGCACACGGCCGTGGGCCTGCTCGGTGACGCCCCCGCGCCGGGCCGCGGCGACCTGCACCCCCGCTGGCGAGCCGTGCTGCACACCCTTTCCGCGCGGGACACGGTGCCCGGCGTCGTCCGCGGGCGGGCCGTACGGCTCCTGCTGGACGACGGCGAGCTGGCGCCGGACGAGGCGGCCCGGCTCATGGGCCTGGTGCTGTCCCCGGGGACGCCACCGGCGGACGCAGCGGCCTGGATCGAGGGCTTCGTCGGCGGCGGCTCGGGCGGCGGCCTGCTCCTCCTGCACGACGAGCGGCTGCTGGCCCTGGTCGACGCCTGGCTGACCGGCGTGCCCGCCGACGCGTTCACGGACGTACTGCCCCTGCTGCGCCGTACGTTCTCCGCCTACGAGCCGGGAGTGCGCCGCGGCCTCGGCGAGCTGGTCAGACGCGGGCCGGAGGCGCGGGGGAGGGTGACGACGGCCGGTTCCGGCGTACCGGGTTTCGCGGCGGGCCTCGACCCCGCGCGGGCCGACGCGGTGCTGCCGGTGGTCCGGCTGCTGCTGGGCCGGCACCCGGCGCCGGACGACAACGACCTGGTGGGGGCGGACACATGA
- a CDS encoding ATP-binding protein, which translates to MPAFVERTPGAEVPRQVLRPHAEHAFAAELASLAGQDDRPRPARWKLSPWAVATYLLGGTLPDGTVITPKYVGPRRVVEVAVTTLATDRALLLLGVPGTAKTWVSEHLAAAVSGDSTLLVQGTAGTPEEAIRYGWNYARLLAHGPGRDALVPSPVMRAMTEGATVRVEELTRIPADVQDSLITLLSEKTLPIPELGEEVQAVHGFNLIATANDRDRGVNDLSSALRRRFNTVVLPLPESAEAEVDIVTRRVDQIGRSLDLPSAPDGTDEIRRVVTVFRELRDGLTSDGRTKVKSPSGTLSTAEAISVVTGGLALSAHFGDGVLRPGDLAAGILGAVVRDPGTDRVVWQEYLETVVREREGWQDFYRACREVTA; encoded by the coding sequence ATGCCTGCATTCGTCGAACGGACGCCCGGGGCCGAAGTGCCGCGACAGGTGTTGCGGCCGCACGCGGAGCACGCGTTCGCGGCCGAACTGGCCTCGCTGGCCGGGCAGGACGACCGTCCGCGTCCGGCCCGCTGGAAGCTGTCGCCGTGGGCCGTCGCCACCTATCTGCTCGGCGGCACCCTGCCCGACGGCACGGTGATCACCCCGAAGTACGTGGGCCCGCGCCGCGTCGTCGAGGTCGCCGTCACCACGCTCGCCACCGACCGCGCCCTGCTCCTGCTCGGCGTGCCCGGCACCGCGAAGACCTGGGTGTCCGAGCACCTCGCCGCGGCCGTCAGCGGCGACTCGACCCTGCTGGTGCAGGGCACGGCCGGCACTCCCGAGGAAGCGATCCGCTACGGCTGGAACTACGCGCGGCTCCTCGCCCACGGCCCCGGCCGGGACGCCCTCGTGCCCAGCCCGGTCATGCGGGCCATGACGGAGGGCGCGACCGTCCGGGTCGAGGAGCTGACCCGCATCCCGGCCGACGTGCAGGACTCCCTGATCACGCTCCTGTCGGAGAAGACCCTGCCGATACCGGAGCTCGGCGAGGAGGTGCAGGCGGTGCACGGCTTCAACCTGATCGCCACCGCCAACGACCGCGACCGCGGGGTCAACGACCTGTCCAGCGCCCTGCGCCGCCGCTTCAACACCGTCGTGCTGCCGCTGCCGGAGAGCGCCGAGGCCGAGGTCGACATCGTCACGCGCCGCGTCGACCAGATCGGCCGCTCCCTCGACCTGCCGTCGGCGCCCGACGGCACCGACGAGATCCGGCGCGTGGTCACCGTCTTCCGCGAGCTGCGCGACGGGCTGACCAGCGACGGCCGTACGAAGGTCAAGTCGCCCAGCGGCACGCTGTCCACGGCCGAGGCCATCTCCGTCGTCACCGGAGGTCTCGCGCTGTCCGCCCACTTCGGCGACGGGGTGCTGCGGCCCGGCGACCTCGCCGCCGGGATCCTCGGCGCGGTCGTCCGCGACCCGGGCACCGACCGCGTCGTCTGGCAGGAGTACCTCGAGACGGTCGTGCGCGAGCGCGAGGGCTGGCAGGACTTCTACCGGGCCTGCCGGGAGGTGACCGCGTGA
- a CDS encoding DUF5691 domain-containing protein, with the protein MTRTPAPADPSAPAPATVPGPTAEPGFSPPATAPTHPTAPGSATGPPIDAEPGAAPRATATTGPDPGLGPGTAPGPGVWEELVTSALLGTDRRPPSGDGRGPGAAAALLDAAAAETVRRRAGLRPARAARRPEPAPEDPRPPLPPAAARRLTALLTDRPGAAGGGRKGSAPDLMELLPQWLATANARGFAAPPQALPALLDAARGRTDLRPAALRFAGPRALWLARLNPDWRFALRATPGGGTALPGSDATERVRALWNEGLFAERVTLLASLRARDPARARELLASTWATERAEDRLMFLDSLRTGLEAADEPFLEQALADRSRNVRATAAELLSALPHSALAARMAARAATCVSLDRTLAPPAIAVEAPHECDAGMERDGVVAKPPAGRGERSWWFGQLVEAAPLSTWPARLAGRTAEEIVALPVSDGWRNELHAAWCRAAVRQRDGVWARALLGAPTAPEAGGPGAVSLAERAKLLGTLGAGERAEWVAGFIATHGLSEAFQLLGMCGVPWATPLGRAVVDALNIARDAGSYPWSFSGVMGLAERCLDPSEAGRLDGLLAIPDEPEDASPGAGGYWAEAFQRLVTTLRLRAAMAAELGAGP; encoded by the coding sequence ATGACCAGGACGCCCGCACCGGCAGACCCGTCCGCACCGGCGCCGGCCACCGTGCCCGGGCCGACCGCCGAGCCCGGGTTCTCCCCGCCGGCCACCGCGCCGACGCACCCCACGGCCCCCGGGTCGGCCACCGGTCCCCCGATCGACGCCGAACCCGGCGCCGCTCCCCGGGCAACCGCCACCACCGGACCCGATCCCGGTCTCGGACCGGGTACCGCACCCGGTCCCGGTGTGTGGGAGGAACTGGTCACCTCGGCGCTGCTGGGTACGGACCGGCGTCCGCCATCGGGTGACGGGCGCGGTCCCGGGGCCGCGGCCGCGTTGCTGGACGCGGCGGCCGCGGAGACCGTCCGCCGCCGCGCCGGACTGCGACCGGCCCGCGCGGCCCGGCGCCCCGAGCCCGCGCCCGAGGACCCCCGCCCGCCGCTGCCGCCCGCCGCCGCCCGCCGGCTCACGGCGCTGCTCACCGACCGCCCCGGCGCGGCGGGCGGTGGCCGCAAAGGCAGCGCTCCCGATCTGATGGAACTGCTGCCCCAGTGGCTGGCGACGGCGAACGCCCGCGGTTTCGCGGCACCGCCCCAGGCGCTTCCCGCGCTGCTGGACGCGGCCCGGGGCCGTACGGACCTGCGGCCCGCGGCGCTGAGGTTCGCGGGGCCCCGCGCCCTGTGGCTGGCCCGGCTGAATCCGGACTGGCGGTTCGCCCTGCGCGCGACGCCCGGCGGAGGGACCGCGCTCCCGGGCTCCGATGCCACGGAGCGGGTGCGCGCGCTCTGGAACGAGGGCCTGTTCGCCGAACGGGTCACCCTCCTGGCGTCCCTGCGCGCCCGCGACCCGGCCCGCGCCCGCGAACTGCTGGCGTCGACCTGGGCGACCGAGCGGGCCGAGGACCGGCTGATGTTCCTCGACTCGCTGCGGACCGGGCTGGAGGCGGCGGACGAGCCGTTCCTGGAGCAGGCGCTGGCCGACCGCAGCCGCAACGTACGGGCCACGGCGGCGGAGTTGCTGTCCGCGCTGCCGCACTCGGCGCTGGCCGCGCGGATGGCGGCGCGGGCCGCGACGTGCGTGTCCCTCGACCGCACCCTCGCCCCGCCGGCGATCGCCGTCGAGGCGCCGCACGAGTGCGACGCGGGTATGGAGCGGGACGGCGTGGTGGCCAAGCCGCCGGCCGGGCGGGGCGAACGCTCGTGGTGGTTCGGCCAGTTGGTGGAGGCGGCCCCGCTGTCCACCTGGCCGGCCCGGCTGGCGGGACGCACGGCCGAGGAGATCGTCGCCCTGCCGGTGTCCGACGGCTGGCGGAACGAACTGCACGCGGCCTGGTGCCGCGCGGCCGTACGACAGCGCGACGGCGTGTGGGCGAGGGCACTGCTCGGCGCGCCCACGGCACCGGAGGCGGGCGGTCCGGGCGCGGTCTCGCTGGCCGAGCGGGCCAAACTGCTCGGCACGCTGGGCGCCGGTGAACGGGCCGAGTGGGTCGCCGGGTTCATCGCGACGCACGGGCTGTCCGAGGCGTTCCAGCTGCTCGGCATGTGCGGGGTGCCGTGGGCGACGCCGCTGGGCCGGGCGGTGGTCGACGCGCTCAACATCGCCCGGGACGCCGGGAGCTACCCCTGGAGCTTCAGCGGCGTCATGGGCCTGGCCGAACGCTGCCTCGACCCCTCGGAGGCGGGCCGGCTCGACGGCCTGCTGGCGATACCGGACGAGCCGGAGGACGCGTCGCCGGGGGCCGGCGGGTACTGGGCGGAGGCGTTCCAGCGGCTCGTCACCACGTTGCGCCTGCGCGCGGCGATGGCCGCGGAACTCGGGGCGGGGCCGTGA
- a CDS encoding cobalamin B12-binding domain-containing protein: MGVAAGPIRVVVAKPGLDGHDRGAKVIARALRDAGMEVIYTGLHQTPEQIVDTAIQEDADAIGLSILSGAHNTLFAAVIELLRERDAADILVFGGGIIPEADIAPLKEKGVAEIFTPGATTASIVDWVRANVREPAGA; encoded by the coding sequence ATGGGTGTGGCAGCCGGTCCGATCCGCGTGGTGGTGGCCAAGCCGGGGCTCGACGGCCACGATCGCGGGGCCAAGGTGATCGCGCGGGCCCTGCGTGACGCCGGTATGGAGGTGATCTACACCGGGCTCCACCAGACGCCCGAGCAGATCGTCGACACCGCGATCCAGGAGGACGCCGACGCGATCGGGCTGTCCATCCTCTCCGGTGCGCACAACACGCTCTTCGCCGCCGTGATCGAGCTGCTCCGGGAGCGGGACGCCGCGGACATCCTGGTCTTCGGCGGCGGGATCATCCCCGAGGCGGACATCGCCCCGCTGAAGGAGAAGGGCGTCGCGGAGATCTTCACGCCCGGCGCCACCACGGCATCCATCGTGGACTGGGTCCGGGCGAACGTGCGGGAACCCGCGGGAGCGTAG
- a CDS encoding esterase/lipase family protein: MKVTTAALPLLPLFQRLLPGLPGLPGLQGLPSLPGLPAVPGLPELASLPGRLTGLSLTLLKASALEAAILAGHLLLYPSGIIQERHPAQALRPTGAQDPQPSPPPPRLPAPASPPVVLLHGFIDNRSVFLLLRRSLAQHGRHEIESLNYSPLTCDIRTAAELLGRHIEEICERTGSERVDVVGHSLGGLIARYYVQRLGGDLRVRTLVTLGTPHTGTKVVPLANAHPIVRQMRPGSAVIEELTRPAPGCRTRFVSFWSDLDRVMDPLETACLDHPDLSVQNVRVSGIGHLALPVHPAVATGIRQALDAVGPETTGQTDVEPGKRSGGLTVA, encoded by the coding sequence ATGAAGGTCACCACGGCAGCACTGCCCCTTCTCCCGCTCTTCCAGCGTCTCCTGCCCGGGCTCCCGGGACTCCCCGGTCTGCAAGGGCTTCCCAGCCTTCCAGGGCTCCCCGCGGTCCCAGGACTGCCGGAGCTGGCAAGCCTCCCGGGCCGGCTGACCGGCCTCTCCCTGACCCTGCTCAAGGCCAGCGCCCTGGAGGCCGCGATCCTCGCCGGGCACCTCCTCCTCTACCCCTCCGGGATCATCCAGGAGCGCCACCCGGCCCAGGCCCTGCGCCCGACGGGCGCCCAGGACCCGCAGCCGTCGCCTCCGCCCCCGAGGCTCCCGGCCCCGGCCAGCCCCCCGGTCGTCCTGCTGCACGGCTTCATCGACAACCGCTCGGTCTTCCTGCTGCTGCGCCGCAGCCTGGCCCAGCACGGCAGGCACGAGATCGAGTCGCTGAACTACTCCCCCCTGACCTGCGACATCCGTACCGCGGCCGAGCTGCTCGGACGGCACATCGAGGAGATCTGCGAGCGGACCGGCAGCGAGAGGGTCGATGTCGTCGGGCACAGCCTGGGCGGGCTGATCGCGCGCTACTACGTGCAGCGTCTCGGCGGAGACCTCCGCGTGCGCACGCTGGTGACGCTCGGTACCCCGCACACCGGCACCAAGGTGGTCCCGCTGGCGAACGCGCACCCGATCGTGCGCCAGATGCGCCCCGGATCGGCCGTGATCGAGGAGCTGACCCGCCCGGCACCCGGCTGCCGCACCCGGTTCGTCAGCTTCTGGAGCGACCTGGACCGCGTGATGGACCCGCTGGAGACGGCCTGCCTCGACCACCCCGACCTGAGCGTGCAGAACGTACGGGTGAGCGGCATCGGCCACCTCGCCCTGCCCGTGCACCCCGCCGTGGCCACCGGGATCCGGCAGGCCCTCGACGCCGTCGGACCGGAGACAACCGGGCAAACAGACGTGGAACCGGGCAAACGATCCGGCGGGCTGACCGTCGCCTGA
- a CDS encoding M23 family metallopeptidase encodes MNDRHPSGPRTAPASASDAASAHYASYGTGEAQYGNLTTYGGGDASAGFATGGADGSAFDADPLFGSMPGHYAGSPEATGSYDTTQWSTGGEQSPHYDAYAAQHHAAFDTGAYDTTTWTAGYQHPGSVSPQATGAEGTGQWDTGAWTGADHSAAPADATQQWDWGTQTCETGTFDTGAFETGAFETGTTDTGAFDTRAFDTNAFPAGAFETSGFTTGTFHTGAFAGGPVDTGAYDATQWNADAAVTGTAEDPDRPAGHPVPDDVAPDAAPSVEGTESSPYGDELAATGELPAVTALLDDQEEVTSAARIPAARTGSRAGSRSRRRQPAKRSALLTIAVPSACVMSVAGIAAASVGSLTGDEGTETAASAPDPGNAEAAPVKPSAANNKLDTQLTSLAAGADDFADRASRTQERIDLKAQQDAEKKRAAQEAARKERLRPKFALPVEQHGLSAYYGQAGINWMSVHTGIDFPVSYGTKVMAATDGTVRTQYNSAYGNMMIVTAKDGTETWYCHLSSYQVPSGTTVKAGDAIAFSGNSGNSTGPHLHFEVRPAGGSSIDPLPWLRSHGISPT; translated from the coding sequence GTGAACGACCGTCACCCGTCGGGGCCAAGGACCGCCCCGGCTTCGGCTTCCGACGCCGCTTCGGCGCACTACGCGTCGTACGGCACGGGGGAAGCCCAGTACGGCAACCTCACCACGTACGGCGGCGGCGACGCCTCCGCCGGTTTCGCCACCGGCGGTGCCGACGGCTCCGCCTTCGACGCGGACCCCCTCTTCGGCAGCATGCCGGGCCACTACGCGGGGAGCCCCGAGGCGACGGGTTCGTACGACACCACCCAGTGGTCCACCGGCGGCGAGCAGTCCCCGCACTACGACGCGTACGCGGCCCAGCACCACGCCGCCTTCGACACCGGCGCCTACGACACGACGACGTGGACGGCCGGTTACCAGCATCCCGGCTCCGTGTCGCCGCAGGCCACGGGCGCAGAGGGGACCGGGCAGTGGGACACCGGCGCCTGGACCGGTGCCGACCACTCCGCCGCTCCGGCCGACGCGACCCAGCAGTGGGACTGGGGCACGCAGACCTGCGAAACGGGCACCTTCGACACCGGCGCCTTCGAAACCGGCGCCTTCGAAACGGGCACGACCGACACCGGCGCCTTCGACACCCGCGCGTTCGACACAAACGCCTTCCCGGCCGGCGCCTTCGAGACCAGTGGCTTCACGACCGGCACCTTCCACACCGGCGCGTTCGCGGGCGGGCCGGTGGACACCGGCGCCTACGACGCCACGCAGTGGAACGCGGACGCCGCGGTCACCGGCACGGCCGAGGATCCGGACCGACCGGCGGGGCACCCCGTACCGGACGACGTCGCCCCGGACGCCGCGCCGTCGGTCGAGGGCACCGAATCCTCCCCGTACGGGGACGAGTTGGCCGCCACGGGCGAACTCCCCGCCGTGACCGCCCTGCTGGACGACCAGGAGGAGGTCACGTCGGCCGCGCGGATCCCGGCCGCCCGCACCGGCTCCCGCGCCGGGTCGCGCTCCCGCCGCCGCCAGCCCGCCAAGCGCTCCGCACTGCTCACCATCGCCGTGCCGTCGGCCTGCGTGATGAGCGTCGCCGGTATCGCGGCCGCCTCCGTCGGCAGCCTGACCGGCGACGAGGGCACGGAGACCGCGGCGTCCGCGCCGGACCCGGGCAACGCCGAGGCCGCGCCGGTGAAACCGTCCGCCGCCAACAACAAGCTGGACACCCAGCTCACCAGCCTGGCCGCCGGGGCCGACGACTTCGCCGACCGGGCCAGCCGGACGCAGGAGCGCATCGACCTCAAGGCCCAGCAGGACGCCGAGAAGAAGCGGGCGGCGCAGGAAGCGGCCCGCAAGGAACGACTGCGCCCCAAGTTCGCGCTCCCGGTGGAGCAGCACGGCCTCAGCGCGTACTACGGTCAGGCCGGCATCAACTGGATGTCCGTCCACACCGGCATCGACTTCCCCGTGTCGTACGGGACGAAGGTGATGGCGGCGACCGACGGCACCGTGCGGACGCAGTACAACAGCGCCTACGGCAACATGATGATCGTGACCGCGAAGGACGGCACGGAGACGTGGTACTGCCACCTCTCCAGCTACCAGGTCCCCTCCGGTACGACCGTGAAGGCGGGCGACGCGATCGCGTTCTCCGGCAACTCGGGCAACTCCACCGGTCCGCACCTGCACTTCGAGGTGCGTCCCGCGGGCGGTTCGTCGATCGACCCGCTTCCCTGGCTGCGCAGCCACGGCATCAGCCCGACGTGA